The proteins below are encoded in one region of Coffea arabica cultivar ET-39 chromosome 4c, Coffea Arabica ET-39 HiFi, whole genome shotgun sequence:
- the LOC113743059 gene encoding phosphoethanolamine N-methyltransferase 2, protein MAAVEGQEREVQKSYWIEHTADLTVEAMMLDSMAADLDKEERPEVLSLLPPYEGKSVLELGAGIGRFTGELAKKAGQIVALDFIEGAIKKNESINGNLKNTKFICADVTSPELHFSAESMDLIFSNWLLMYLSDEEVVALAKKMVGWLKVGGHIFFRESCFHQSGDHKRKKNPTHYREPRFYTKVFKECHFNDGSGNSFELALVCCKCIGAYVRNKKNQNQICWMWKKVRSEDDRGFQRFLDNVQYKSSGILRYERVFGPGFVSTGGIDTTREFVGKLDLRPGQKVLDVGCGIGGGDFYMAEKYDAHVVGIDLSINMVSLALERAIGLRCSVEFEVADCTKKTYPDGSFDVIYSRDTILHIQDKPALFKSFYKWLKPGGTVLISDYCKRAGPPSDDFVKYIKQRGYDLHDVEAYGQMLKDAGFDEVIAEDRTHQFINVLQKELELVEKDREAFICDFSEEDYNDIVGGWKAKLLRSSSGEQRWGLFIAKKN, encoded by the exons ATGGCAGCTGTTGAAG GACAAGAGCGCGAGGTGCAGAAGAGTTACTGGATTGAGCACACTGCTGATCTCACTGTAGAGGCAATGATGCTTGATTCCATGGCTGCTGATCTTGACAAAGAAGAGCGCCCTGAG GTGCTATCGCTATTACCACCATACGAAGGAAAATCAGTTCTGGAGCTAGGAGCTGGAATTGGCCGTTTCACTGGTGAATTAGCAAAAAAAGCTGGTCAAATTGTTGCTTTAGATTTCATTGAAGGTGCAATAAAGAAG AATGAAAGCATTAATGGGAATCTTAAGAACACCAAGTTTATTTGTGCTGATGTGACGTCCCCAGAGTTGCACTTCTCAGCAGAGTCGATGGACTTAATTTTTTCAAACTGGCTATTGATGTATCTCTCTGATGAAGAG GTTGTGGCACTAGCAAAGAAGATGGTTGGATGGCTGAAAGTTGGTGGGCACATTTTCTTTAGAGAGTCGTGTTTCCACCAATCTGGAGATCACAAAAGGAAGAAGAACCCAACTCATTATCGTGAGCCCAGATTTTATACCAAG GTTTTTAAAGAATGTCACTTCAATGATGGCTCTGGGAATTCTTTTGAACTTGCTCTTGTTTGCTGCAAATGCATTGGAGCTTATGTaaggaacaaaaaaaatcagaacCAG ATATGCTGGATGTGGAAGAAGGTACGTTCAGAGGATGATAGGGGATTTCAGCGTTTCTTGGACAATGTGCAATATAAGTCTAGTGGGATTCTCCGCTATGAACGTGTCTTTGGACCAGGATTTGTCAGCACTGGAGGGATTG ACACAACAAGAGAATTTGTTGGTAAACTGGATCTTCGACCTGGACAAAAAGTTCTGGATGTTGGTTGTGGTATTGGTGGAGGTGACTTTTACATGGCTGAAAAGTATGATGCTCATGTTGTTGGCATTGATCTCTCAATCAACATGGTTTCTCTTGCTCTGGAACGCGCTATTGGCCTCAGATGTTCTGTTGAATTTGAGGTTGCTGATTGCACCAAGAAAACATATCCTGATGGCTCATTTGATGTTATTTACAGCAGGGATACTATTCTGCACATTCAG GACAAACCTGCACTCTTCAAATCCTTTTACAAATGGCTGAAGCCTGGAGGCACTGTCCTAATTAGTGACTACTGCAAAAGAGCTGGACCTCCTTCAGATGACTTTGTCAAGTATATCAAGCAAAGAGGCTATGATCTGCATGACGTGGAAGCATATGGCCAG ATGCTAAAAGATGCTGGTTTTGATGAGGTCATTGCTGAGGATCGAACTCATCAG TTCATAAATGTTCTTCAGAAGGAACTAGAATTGGTGGAGAAGGATAGAGAAGCATTCATCTGTGACTTTTCTGAA GAAGACTACAATGATATAGTTGGTGGTTGGAAGGCCAAGTTACTCAGGAGTTCATCTGGTGAGCAGAGGTGGGGTTTGTTCATTGCCAAGAAGAATTAG